The following coding sequences are from one Sardina pilchardus chromosome 16, fSarPil1.1, whole genome shotgun sequence window:
- the arl2 gene encoding ADP-ribosylation factor-like protein 2, with amino-acid sequence MGLLTILKKMKHKEREMRLLMLGLDNAGKTTILKKFNGEDVSTISPTLGFNIKTLEHRGFKLNIWDVGGQKSLRSYWRNYFESTDGLVWVVDSADRLRLDDCKQELSSLLQEERLAGATLLVFANKQDLPGALSKEAIQEALALDDIKTHHWCIIGCSAVTGENLLMGVDWLLDDIAARIFTTD; translated from the exons ATGGGGCTGTTAACcatactgaagaaaatgaaacACAAGGAGCGCGAGATGCGGTTGCTCATGCT AGGACTGGATAATGCGGGGAAAACAACTATTCTGAAAAAATTCAATGGCGAAGATGTCAGCACGATATCACCAACACTGGGATTTAACATAAAGACGCTAGAACATAGAGG GTTCAAACTGAACATCTGGGATGTAGGAGGACAGAAGTCTTTGCGGTCATACTGGAGAAACTACTTTGAGAGCACTGATGGCCTGGTCTGGGTTGTGGACAGTGCTGACAGACTCCGACTAGACGACTGCAAACAAGAGCTGAGTTCTTTGCTACAGGAAGAG AGGCTGGCTGGAGCAACACTTCTAGTTTTCGCCAACAAGCAGGACTTGCCGGGAGCTTTGTCCAAGGAGGCCATACAGGAG GCTCTGGCGTTGGATGATATTAAAACTCATCACTGGTGCATCATAGGATGCAGTGCCGTGACCGGCGAAAATCTGCTCATGGGGGTGGACTGGCTTCTGGATGATATCGCTGCACGGATATTCACAACAGATTAA
- the sb:cb1058 gene encoding uncharacterized protein sb:cb1058 — protein sequence MTGNRSKKTKISSAPSFLDKSNGFYGRLEETEVEQCDGDTPETTKQQGTTTGAGVLEDKSCGQNQMKKEPGVFDFNQGMMEDDGTTTLLRRKPSRWSRRSSRKSKADKSSTEKKSQKNNQSLGTDCDTTPECDPSPETQTEGLPAVQQEPEPVIVHFSIREEADDHALLRGQNCETAVKGKIKGVENQRENNGEQMKVAKRSTLKLYRKAIDRAFRRGWETFVTSLYSVSLVPVTSTPASPSSGKAEKRHGSALIDHR from the exons ATGACTGGCAACAGATCAAAGAAGACCAAGATTTCGTCAGCCCCCTCATTTCTTGACAAGTCAAATGGATTCTACGGCCGCTTAGAGGAGACAGAGGTTGAACAGTGTGATGGGGACACACCAgagacaacaaaacaacaaggaACGACCACAGGAGCTGGGGTGCTCGAGGACAAGTCATGTGGACAGAATCAGATGAAAAAGGAGCCTGGAGTTTTCGACTTCAACCAAGGCATGATGGAAGATGATGGCACAACCACTCTCCTGCGAAGAAAACCCAGCCGATGGAGCAGACGAAGCTCCCGGAAATCCAAAGCAGACAAAAGCTCCACAGAGAAGAAAAGCCAGAAGAACAACCAGAGCCTCGGAACAGACTGTGACACAACCCCTGAGTGTGACCCATCAcctgaaacacagacagagggactTCCAGCCGTCCAGCAGGAGCCTGAGCCCGTCATAGTTCACTTCTCTATTAGGGAGGAGGCCGATGACCATGCCCTCCTACGGGGACAGAACTGTGAGACTGCAGTGAAAGGGAAGATTAAAGGAGTGGAGAACCAGAGAGAAAATAATGGCGAGCAGATGAAGGTCGCTAAAAGAAGCACACTGAAGCTCTATCGTAAG GCAATTGATAGGGCTTTTCGTCGGGGATGGGAGACCTTCGTCACCAGTCTGTATAGTGTGTCTTTGGTCCCTGTAACATCTACACCAGCATCTCCATCATCGGGGAAAGCTGAAAAACGCCATGGATCTGCACTGATCGACCACAGATAA
- the LOC134059689 gene encoding uncharacterized protein LOC134059689, with protein MAYGLHCLTILLLYLCLQCNQGMARPLPEYTGQGLSEQSDLKILSPSSVIVDATSALEERTTKQTHDEQGKDSVLAFEEASGPSEGSSDDYELSREFSGDGSSFNISSEDSISRPSTGTASQTDSPSELFPPTDDTLFSDALAWAITNEDVVDQLFLSFQTFAAAEKRFEQAMAITHAEMTDSGSGASSQSDPEIVDIDRPLITALYDDEVAGSGEIEDDAAASYTDMIDRDEIAHIIPEPVPTARGDCLGQCGDSSVKTSPTDDNTESHLLVAATTTGPKTQIPPPASWSAIRDYVDSSGSGDSSALDTDALDENTPTVAETQVTFRGATVLDRQDVPAEGNSTIPVPGT; from the exons ATGGCTTATGGACTCCACTGTCTTACTATTTTACTTTTGTACCTCTGTCTACAATGCAACCAAG GGATGGCAAGGCCTCTTCCAGAATATACAGGCCAGGGCCTCTCAGAGCAGTCTGATTTGAAAATCTTGTCACCTTCATCTGTCATTGTGGATGCAACCAGTGCTCTTGAGGAAAGGACGACTAAACAAACTCATGACGAGCAAGGCAAGGATTCAGTCTTAGCTTTCGAGGAAGCCAGTGGTCCCAGTGAAGGTTCGTCTGATGACTATGAATTATCAAGGGAGTTTAGTGGTGATGGCTCCTCTTTCAACATATCTTCTGAAGATTCTATCTCCAGGCCAAGCACTGGAACTGCCAGCCAAACAGATTCACCCTCAGAGCTGTTTCCTCCCACCGATGACACTTTGTTTTCTGATGCATTGGCTTGGGCCATAACCAATGAGGATGTGGTCGACCAGCTCTTTTTGAGTTTTCAAACTTTTGCAGCTGCCGAAAAGAGATTTGAACAGGCTATGGCTATCACCCATGCTGAGATGACTGACTCTGGTTCAGGTGCAAGCAGCCAAAGTGATCCTGAGATCGTGGATATTGATAGACCATTGATCACTGCCCTCTATGACGATGAGGTGGCAGGGTCAGGCGAGATTGAAGATGACGCTGCCGCATCGTACACTGACATGATtgacagagatgaaatcgcccaTATCATTCCTGAACCTGTGCCAACAGCTCGAGGGGATTGCTTAGGCCAATGTGGTGATTCTTCAGTGAAGACCTCACCAACAGATGACAATACTGAATCTCACCTGTTGGTCGCCGCCACAACTACAGgacccaaaacacaaatacctCCCCCAGCTTCATGGAGTGCCATCAGAGATTATGTGGACTCTTCAGGATCAGGTGATAGTTCAGCTCTAGACACTGATGCTTTAGACGAGAATACACCTACTGTTGCTGAGACTCAAGTTACTTTTCGAGGTGCGACAGTACTAGACAGACAAGATGTACCAGCTGAGGGGAACAGCACCATACCTGTACCAGGTACCTAA
- the batf2 gene encoding basic leucine zipper transcriptional factor ATF-like, which translates to MPGFFMDTKNHAESFASFSGEESQSSSDWGKDGLGPVRTKRKENNRDAARKSRKKQTERADVLHEEMQFLERSNAAFEKEIEDLRAELQRYTTALQQHEPQCSLQGQSRLAASVPPQAKAFSSTSANTSRPALSIDSVAVAVTGAPSSLPTHPGQPISEFSLSELFESTDWTPPWEPGHWSIL; encoded by the exons ATGCCGGGGTTTTTTATGGACACTAAAAATCATGCAGAGAGTTTTGCCTCATTTTCCGGCGAGGAGTCTCAGAGTTCATCAGATTGG GGAAAAGATGGTTTGGGTCCTGTCAGAACTAAACGAAAAGAAAATAACCGGGATGCTGCCAGAAAGAGTAGAAAAAAGCAAACGGAGAGAGCAGATGTGCTTCATGAG GAAATGCAGTTCCTGGAGCGTTCCAACGCTGCGTTCGAGAAGGAGATCGAAGACCTGCGAGCCGAGCTCCAGCGGTACACTACAGCCCTGCAGCAGCACGAGCCTCAGTGCTCATTGCAAGGCCAGTCAAGACTAGCGGCCAGTGTCCCCCCGCAGGCCAAGGCCTTCTCCTCTACCTCTGCCAACACCTCTAGACCAGCCTTGAGCATAGACTCTGTCGCCGTCGCCGTCACCGGCGCGCCGTCGTCCTTGCCGACGCACCCTGGACAGCCCATCAGCGAGTTCTCCCTCTCAGAACTCTTTGAGTCTACAGATTGGACTCCACCCTGGGAGCCTGGACACTGGAGTATACTCTGA